One Yoonia sp. BS5-3 genomic window carries:
- a CDS encoding bifunctional 2',3'-cyclic-nucleotide 2'-phosphodiesterase/3'-nucleotidase — MNSNFGAYVSAIDQPKMTTAPLRILETTDLHMQLLNYDYFSDKPDPETGLIQLVDSIKQAQSELGPACLLFDNGDLLQGNPLADYLATHGLHGTTHPMIAALNALGYDGMALGNHEFDYGLDFLRESLKGAAFPIICGNLTVKEGPAIAAPYVILDRMLTCSDGQERSIKIGVTGFAPPQITQWDGAVLAGAIAAQDIVQSAQQLVPDMKSAGADLIIALCHSGIKESKAVPGMENAAVPLAAIDGIDVVLTGHTHELFPGTDKPGTAEVDPVAGTLHGKPAVMPGFYGRWLGVIDLELRWNGQNWSIHKHQTTLQKGGSTGKGAALREKILKSAEPAHQGTLAHIRQPIAATENRIHSYFATVGPDASQQLLANAKMRHIRSAMQDSQWADLPVIAATAPFRFGDRAGVGHYIDIPAGPITLRDAAAIYPFANTLCAVLRNGAELRTWLERAAAHFMQIQPGRQDQPLVHPHSAGYNFDTLFGLNYEIDLAKPARFDSDGRVVKPDATRIKSLNFQGKTVDEDDQFIVATNSYRTYGGGGVLTVNSNNILYTSAQSTRDILIDDLRKRRDATITTSSPWRLTGYAQTSGMFRSSPKAQGLLTERMTHLGGDSDGFDRYRLNL, encoded by the coding sequence ATGAATAGTAATTTCGGCGCGTATGTCTCAGCCATTGATCAACCAAAGATGACAACGGCACCGCTCCGCATTTTGGAGACAACAGATCTGCATATGCAGCTTCTGAACTATGATTATTTTTCGGACAAACCGGACCCAGAGACGGGGCTGATCCAATTGGTCGATAGCATCAAACAGGCCCAGTCAGAGCTTGGACCGGCCTGCCTGCTTTTCGACAATGGAGATTTGCTGCAGGGTAACCCGCTTGCCGATTACCTGGCGACGCACGGTCTGCACGGGACAACACACCCGATGATCGCCGCGTTAAATGCGCTGGGATATGACGGGATGGCGCTGGGGAACCACGAATTTGACTACGGTCTGGACTTTCTACGCGAAAGCCTGAAGGGGGCAGCGTTTCCGATCATTTGCGGCAACCTGACAGTGAAAGAAGGGCCAGCCATCGCAGCGCCCTATGTTATTCTGGATCGGATGCTGACCTGCAGTGACGGGCAAGAGCGTTCTATCAAAATCGGGGTCACGGGGTTCGCCCCGCCGCAAATCACGCAATGGGATGGGGCTGTTCTGGCCGGGGCCATCGCAGCGCAGGATATCGTGCAAAGCGCGCAGCAATTGGTGCCCGATATGAAAAGCGCCGGGGCCGATCTGATCATCGCGCTCTGCCATTCGGGGATCAAGGAAAGCAAGGCGGTGCCGGGCATGGAAAATGCAGCCGTGCCACTGGCGGCCATCGACGGGATCGATGTTGTGCTGACAGGGCATACGCATGAATTATTCCCCGGCACCGACAAACCCGGCACGGCAGAGGTTGATCCGGTCGCAGGCACATTGCACGGCAAACCGGCCGTGATGCCCGGTTTCTATGGACGGTGGCTTGGGGTGATCGATCTGGAACTCCGCTGGAACGGCCAGAATTGGTCCATTCACAAACACCAAACCACGCTGCAAAAAGGGGGCAGCACGGGCAAAGGGGCGGCGCTGCGCGAAAAAATCCTGAAATCAGCCGAGCCCGCCCACCAAGGCACGCTCGCACATATCCGGCAGCCCATCGCCGCAACGGAAAACCGGATCCACAGCTATTTCGCAACGGTCGGACCGGATGCAAGCCAACAGCTTCTGGCGAACGCAAAAATGCGTCATATCCGCAGCGCGATGCAAGACAGCCAATGGGCGGACCTGCCGGTGATTGCGGCTACGGCGCCATTTAGGTTCGGCGACCGGGCGGGGGTCGGGCATTATATCGATATCCCGGCGGGGCCGATCACATTGCGGGACGCTGCGGCGATTTACCCTTTTGCCAATACGCTCTGCGCGGTCCTGCGCAACGGGGCAGAACTGCGGACCTGGCTGGAACGGGCAGCCGCGCATTTCATGCAAATTCAGCCTGGGAGGCAAGACCAACCGCTCGTGCATCCCCATAGCGCAGGATACAATTTCGACACGCTTTTCGGGCTGAACTACGAAATCGACCTGGCAAAACCAGCACGGTTTGACAGTGATGGGCGGGTAGTGAAACCCGATGCAACACGGATTAAAAGCCTGAATTTCCAAGGGAAAACGGTTGATGAAGACGATCAATTCATCGTGGCGACCAACAGCTACCGAACCTATGGCGGTGGCGGCGTTTTGACGGTCAACAGCAACAATATTCTTTACACGTCCGCGCAAAGCACGCGCGATATCCTGATCGACGACCTGCGCAAACGGCGCGATGCGACGATCACGACCAGCAGCCCATGGCGGTTGACAGGCTACGCGCAGACCAGCGGCATGTTTAGATCATCGCCCAAGGCGCAAGGCCTGCTCACAGAACGGATGACGCATCTGGGGGGCGACAGCGATGGATTTGACCGATACCGTTTGAATTTGTGA
- the nudC gene encoding NAD(+) diphosphatase: MKNAETVTFGGSGLDRAALLRADMPAVQADPATRVVLLWRGKPMIDADALVRVSLDHPVLADARDDMILLGRDAGLPVLAADMSDWEPEEVDPDVLDSFLDKSEQQHPAMADAGAFAELRSVMTRLSPRDAELAATAKAVFGWHETHQFCARCGAKTDMTMGGWQRDCAACKAHHFPRTDPVVIMLITHGNAVLVGRSPAWPEGMYSLLAGFVEPGETIEAAVRREVFEESGIEVGEVTYLASQPWPFPASLMFGCAGVATSTEITIDPDEIEDARWVSREDMAQIFAGEHPEIVPARKGAIAHFLLQNWLADTLD, from the coding sequence ATGAAAAATGCAGAGACAGTCACTTTTGGCGGCTCCGGTCTTGATCGTGCCGCTCTCTTACGGGCAGACATGCCGGCGGTGCAAGCCGATCCCGCGACCCGGGTTGTTCTTTTGTGGCGCGGCAAGCCGATGATTGATGCCGATGCGTTGGTCCGCGTTTCGCTGGATCATCCGGTGCTTGCCGATGCGCGCGATGACATGATCTTGCTGGGCCGCGATGCGGGCTTGCCGGTTTTGGCGGCTGATATGTCCGATTGGGAGCCTGAAGAGGTCGATCCTGATGTGTTGGACAGTTTTCTGGATAAGTCCGAGCAGCAGCATCCTGCGATGGCTGATGCGGGCGCCTTTGCTGAGCTGCGCAGTGTCATGACCCGCCTGTCCCCGCGTGATGCCGAATTGGCCGCAACCGCCAAGGCTGTTTTTGGCTGGCATGAAACCCATCAATTCTGTGCCCGTTGCGGCGCGAAGACTGACATGACCATGGGCGGTTGGCAGCGCGATTGCGCAGCCTGCAAGGCCCATCATTTTCCGCGCACCGACCCTGTCGTGATCATGTTGATCACCCATGGCAATGCGGTGCTGGTTGGCCGCTCGCCTGCCTGGCCTGAGGGGATGTATTCATTGCTGGCTGGGTTTGTTGAGCCCGGCGAGACCATCGAAGCCGCGGTTCGCCGCGAAGTGTTTGAGGAATCAGGCATCGAGGTGGGCGAGGTCACGTATCTGGCCAGTCAGCCCTGGCCATTCCCGGCCTCGCTGATGTTTGGCTGTGCTGGGGTTGCGACAAGCACCGAGATCACGATTGATCCCGATGAAATCGAAGACGCCCGCTGGGTCAGCCGCGAGGACATGGCCCAGATCTTTGCCGGTGAACACCCCGAGATCGTGCCTGCCCGTAAAGGCGCTATCGCCCATTTCCTACTGCAAAACTGGCTGGCGGATACGCTTGATTAG
- a CDS encoding SRPBCC family protein translates to MKFSTREDIEAPIDFVFAQVTDFDAFTRSALRHGAEITTEHSGPADVGAQWFVNFTFRGRARKLTLRMTQLDVPGGYTIEAVSDGMTAISELTLVALSPRRTRLAFAIDVRAKTLTARLLLQSMKLAKGKLTKRFKARVLDFAEDVEDRYRKAG, encoded by the coding sequence ATGAAGTTCAGCACGCGGGAAGATATTGAAGCGCCCATCGACTTTGTTTTTGCGCAAGTGACGGATTTTGATGCCTTCACCCGCAGTGCCTTGCGTCACGGCGCCGAAATTACGACCGAACATAGCGGCCCGGCGGATGTGGGTGCCCAATGGTTTGTCAATTTCACCTTTCGGGGCCGTGCCCGCAAACTGACTTTACGGATGACACAGCTTGATGTCCCGGGCGGCTATACGATTGAGGCCGTATCGGATGGCATGACCGCAATTTCCGAGTTGACGCTGGTTGCGTTGTCGCCGCGCCGGACGAGACTGGCCTTTGCCATTGATGTACGCGCCAAGACACTCACCGCCCGCCTGCTTTTGCAGTCGATGAAACTGGCCAAGGGTAAGCTGACCAAGCGCTTCAAAGCGCGTGTTTTGGATTTTGCCGAGGATGTCGAGGACCGTTATCGCAAGGCGGGCTAG
- a CDS encoding prephenate dehydratase gives MGQKIAFQGELGAYGHEACVAARPDYTPLPCAAFEDAIAAVRDGDADLGMIAVENSTYGRVADVHSLLPESGLHIVDETFVRVHVNLLGTQEAQLSDVKEAFGHPVILPQCGEFLRANGIRGRTSTDNARAAREVAARADVSGAALASELAAEIYGLKVLARHIEDHDRNTTRFLVMAREPDYRRRGDLGMMTSFVFRVRNIPAALYKAMGGFATNGVNMTKLESYMIGGAFTATQFYAEIEGHPDDRPVQLAMEELGYFTDHLHVMGVYPAAARRHDEG, from the coding sequence ATGGGACAAAAAATCGCATTTCAAGGCGAACTTGGGGCCTATGGGCACGAAGCCTGCGTTGCGGCACGTCCTGATTACACGCCCCTGCCCTGCGCCGCCTTTGAGGATGCGATTGCGGCTGTGCGGGATGGTGACGCCGATCTGGGGATGATCGCGGTCGAAAACTCGACCTATGGGCGGGTGGCCGATGTGCATTCGCTCTTGCCTGAAAGCGGGTTGCATATCGTGGATGAAACCTTTGTGCGGGTGCATGTGAACCTGCTAGGCACGCAAGAGGCCCAGCTATCTGACGTGAAAGAGGCGTTTGGTCATCCGGTGATTCTGCCGCAATGCGGTGAATTCCTGCGGGCAAACGGCATCCGGGGCCGCACAAGCACCGATAACGCACGGGCAGCCCGCGAAGTCGCCGCCCGCGCTGATGTTAGCGGTGCGGCCCTCGCCTCGGAACTGGCCGCCGAGATCTACGGGCTCAAGGTTCTGGCCCGGCATATCGAAGATCACGACAGAAACACCACGCGTTTTCTGGTCATGGCACGCGAGCCGGACTACAGGCGGCGCGGCGATCTGGGAATGATGACCAGCTTTGTCTTCCGGGTGCGGAACATTCCAGCGGCGCTCTATAAGGCGATGGGCGGGTTCGCCACGAACGGGGTGAACATGACCAAACTCGAAAGCTACATGATCGGCGGGGCGTTCACGGCAACGCAGTTTTACGCCGAAATCGAAGGACATCCCGATGACCGGCCCGTGCAGCTGGCCATGGAAGAGCTCGGATATTTCACCGATCATCTGCATGTCATGGGCGTCTACCCGGCAGCAGCAAGGCGGCACGACGAAGGCTAA
- a CDS encoding c-type cytochrome — MFDTMTTTKAIGALCGTLLIFMLGGWLAEELYHSGGHGHGDHAQAYVIEVADTGAEAEVVEEVPFAEVYAAASAADGEGLWRGCRSCHALEPGQHGTGPALAGVVGRPVQFYDDYGYSGALAEATDVWTPEALNAFLERPSAYAPGTAMSFNGMRDVEDRANLIAYLATIDG; from the coding sequence ATGTTCGACACAATGACAACCACCAAGGCAATCGGCGCACTTTGCGGCACGCTATTGATTTTCATGCTCGGTGGCTGGTTGGCCGAAGAGCTGTACCATAGCGGCGGCCATGGTCATGGCGATCATGCGCAGGCCTATGTGATCGAAGTTGCCGATACCGGCGCAGAGGCTGAAGTTGTCGAAGAGGTTCCATTTGCCGAGGTCTATGCTGCCGCATCTGCTGCCGATGGCGAAGGCTTGTGGCGCGGTTGCCGGTCATGTCACGCGCTTGAGCCCGGCCAGCACGGCACGGGTCCGGCTTTGGCGGGCGTTGTTGGCCGTCCGGTCCAATTTTACGATGATTACGGCTATTCCGGCGCATTGGCGGAAGCCACAGATGTTTGGACCCCTGAAGCGCTGAACGCTTTCCTAGAGCGTCCATCGGCCTACGCCCCTGGCACAGCGATGAGCTTTAACGGGATGCGCGATGTTGAGGATCGCGCCAACCTGATCGCTTATTTGGCAACGATCGACGGGTAA